One window of the Zea mays cultivar B73 chromosome 3, Zm-B73-REFERENCE-NAM-5.0, whole genome shotgun sequence genome contains the following:
- the LOC100383248 gene encoding DEAD-box ATP-dependent RNA helicase 40-like isoform X2 produces the protein MMGPLLGLDPWRSGPGCQRPSIYRIGWQLLQGASWINYPCLSASTDSIQRAGFASPTPIQAQSWPIAMQNQDVVAIAKTGSGKTLGYLLPGFMHIKRLQNSTRNGPTVLVLAPTRELATQILDEAVKFGRSSRISCTCLYGGAPKGPQLRDLDRGVDVVVATPGRLNDILEMRKVSLKQVSYLVLDEADRMLDMGFEPQIRKIVKEIPHRRQTLMYTATWPKEVRRIADDLLVHPVQVTIGSVDSLVANSSITQHVEIITPSEKQRRLEQILRSQDSGSKILIFCTTKRMCDQLARTLTRQFGASAIHGDKSQSEREKVLNQFRSGRSPILVATDVAARGLDIKDIRVVINYDFPTGVEDYVHRIGRTGRAGATGVAYTFFCDQDSKYAADLIKILEGANQRVPRDLEDMASRGGGRGRKRNHWASRPDRGGSRSELDSRYSSRDGLASSGKSESGRGSRGRDDNGSRGRYDPGETDGRSRRSTRGRSRSRSKSDSRSRSPSPKKSRRHEGRRSRTKSRSRSRSRRNHGASHSKSRSPVASRRYEKTASGSARPNSGHAEHKSPPRSHSRDDHVNHSDHKDDHKDDHMEDGKMERVDLDRSPSPHDDKSAPYSPVYNGKASGSMSPNGQPEAGAKFVEPSGKPEPASPVRCSKGRDDDEEGIIDEDGEIGEDDPRANAAVQNGNN, from the exons ATGATGGGGCCTCTTCTGGGGCTTGACCCGTGGAGGTCTGGCCCAGGCTGTCAACGTCCATCCATATATAGGATCGGGTGGCAGCTGCTGCAAGGGGCCTCGTGGATCAACTATCCATGCCTGAGCGCCTCCACGGATTCT ATACAACGTGCTGGATTCGCAAGCCCAACACCTATCCAAGCCCAGTCATGGCCAATTGCTATGCAAAATCAAGATGTAGTAGCTATTGCAAAGACTGGATCAGGCAAAACTCTTGGGTATCTACTTCCTGGGTTTATGCATATCAAGCGCCTGCAGAACAGCACTAGGAATGGCCCAACAGTGCTAGTTTTGGCCCCAACAAGGGAACTTGCAACACAGATTCTGGATGAAGCTGTGAAATTTGGAAGATCTTCAAGAATTTCTTGCACG TGCTTATATGGTGGTGCTCCTAAAGGTCCTCAGTTGAGAGATTTAGATAGAGGGGTTGATGTTGTTGTTGCAACACCTGGAAGGTTAAATGACATCTTGGAGATGCGAAAGGTAAGTCTTAAGCAAGTGTCATATCTTGTTCTGGATGAGGCTGATCGCATGCTGGACATGGGCTTTGAGCCACAAATACGGAAGATAGTGAAAGAGATACCTCACCGTCGGCAAACCCTTATGTACACCGCTACATGGCCCAAGGAAGTCCGAAGGATTGCAGATGATCTTCTTGTTCATCCTGTACAGGTGACAATTGGAAGTGTTGATTCACTTGTTGCTAATAGTTCTATTACTCAG CATGTAGAGATCATAACACCCTCAGAAAAACAACGGCGCCTGGAGCAGATATTACGATCCCAGGATTCAGGTTCAAAGATATTAATATTTTGtaccaccaagaggatgtgtgacCAACTTGCAAGGACACTCACCAGGCAGTTTGGAGCTTCGGCCATTCATGGTGACAAGTCCCAAAGTGAAAGGGAGAAGGTTCTGAATCAGTTTCGATCTGGGCGGTCTCCCATTTTAGTGGCAACTGATGTTGCTGCGCGAGGTTTGGACATCAAAGATATCAG GGTAGTGATCAACTATGACTTCCCCACTGGTGTTGAAGACTACGTTCACAGGATTGGCAGGACAGGAAGGGCTGGTGCCACTGGTGTTGCATATACATTTTTTTGTGATCAGGATTCAAAATATGCTGCTGACCTAATCAAAATTCTGGAAGGGGCAAACCAACGAGTGCCCCGTGATTTAGAGGATATGGCTTCTCGTGGCGGTGGACGAGGTAGGAAGAGGAACCATTGGGCATCCCGCCCTGACAGGGGTGGTTCACGTTCTGAACTGGATTCAAGGTACAGCAGCAGAGATGGACTAGCATCTTCTGGGAAATCAGAGAGTGGTCGCGGCAGTCGTGGAAGGGATGATAATGGTAGCCGTGGCAG GTACGACCCTGGTGAAACCGATGGGCGATCTCGTAGGTCTACTAGAGGCCGCAGTAGAAGCCGTAGCAAAAGTGACAGTAGAAGCCGTAGCCCAAGTCCCAAGAAGTCACGTCGTCATGAAGGTAGACGTAGCAGGACtaagagcaggagcaggagcaggagccgtAGAAATCATGGCGCTAGCCACAGCAAGAGTCGCAGCCCTGTCGCTAGCCGTAGGTATGAAAAGACTGCTTCAGGATCTGCTCGGCCTAACTCGGGGCATGCAGAGCACAAAAGCCCTCCAAGATCTCACTCTAGGGATGACCATGTGAACCACTCTGACCACAAGGATGACCACAAGGATGACCACATGGAAGATGGGAAGATGGAAAGGGTTGATCTTGATCGCTCGCCCAGCCCACACGATGACAAGTCTGCTCCATATAGTCCTGTGTACAATGGCAAAGCCAGTGGCTCAATGAGCCCCAACGGTCAGCCAGAGGCAGGTGCCAAATTTGTTGAACCTTCTGGGAAACCTGAGCCTGCATCTCCAGTGCGCTGCAGCAAAGGCAGAGATGATGATGAGGAAGGTATCATAGACGAGGATGGAGAGATTGGTGAGGATGATCCGCGTGCAAATGCAGCTGTGCAGAATGGTAATAACTGA
- the LOC100383248 gene encoding DEAD-box ATP-dependent RNA helicase 40-like isoform X1 produces the protein MMGPLLGLDPWRSGPGCQRPSIYRIGWQLLQGASWINYPCLSASTDSVRAFSTSPCVRKSTHCGHILFIQRAGFASPTPIQAQSWPIAMQNQDVVAIAKTGSGKTLGYLLPGFMHIKRLQNSTRNGPTVLVLAPTRELATQILDEAVKFGRSSRISCTCLYGGAPKGPQLRDLDRGVDVVVATPGRLNDILEMRKVSLKQVSYLVLDEADRMLDMGFEPQIRKIVKEIPHRRQTLMYTATWPKEVRRIADDLLVHPVQVTIGSVDSLVANSSITQHVEIITPSEKQRRLEQILRSQDSGSKILIFCTTKRMCDQLARTLTRQFGASAIHGDKSQSEREKVLNQFRSGRSPILVATDVAARGLDIKDIRVVINYDFPTGVEDYVHRIGRTGRAGATGVAYTFFCDQDSKYAADLIKILEGANQRVPRDLEDMASRGGGRGRKRNHWASRPDRGGSRSELDSRYSSRDGLASSGKSESGRGSRGRDDNGSRGRYDPGETDGRSRRSTRGRSRSRSKSDSRSRSPSPKKSRRHEGRRSRTKSRSRSRSRRNHGASHSKSRSPVASRRYEKTASGSARPNSGHAEHKSPPRSHSRDDHVNHSDHKDDHKDDHMEDGKMERVDLDRSPSPHDDKSAPYSPVYNGKASGSMSPNGQPEAGAKFVEPSGKPEPASPVRCSKGRDDDEEGIIDEDGEIGEDDPRANAAVQNGNN, from the exons ATGATGGGGCCTCTTCTGGGGCTTGACCCGTGGAGGTCTGGCCCAGGCTGTCAACGTCCATCCATATATAGGATCGGGTGGCAGCTGCTGCAAGGGGCCTCGTGGATCAACTATCCATGCCTGAGCGCCTCCACGGATTCTGTTAGAGCCTTTTCTACTTCGCCTTGTGTCCGCAAGTCTACACATTGTGGACACATTTTATTC ATACAACGTGCTGGATTCGCAAGCCCAACACCTATCCAAGCCCAGTCATGGCCAATTGCTATGCAAAATCAAGATGTAGTAGCTATTGCAAAGACTGGATCAGGCAAAACTCTTGGGTATCTACTTCCTGGGTTTATGCATATCAAGCGCCTGCAGAACAGCACTAGGAATGGCCCAACAGTGCTAGTTTTGGCCCCAACAAGGGAACTTGCAACACAGATTCTGGATGAAGCTGTGAAATTTGGAAGATCTTCAAGAATTTCTTGCACG TGCTTATATGGTGGTGCTCCTAAAGGTCCTCAGTTGAGAGATTTAGATAGAGGGGTTGATGTTGTTGTTGCAACACCTGGAAGGTTAAATGACATCTTGGAGATGCGAAAGGTAAGTCTTAAGCAAGTGTCATATCTTGTTCTGGATGAGGCTGATCGCATGCTGGACATGGGCTTTGAGCCACAAATACGGAAGATAGTGAAAGAGATACCTCACCGTCGGCAAACCCTTATGTACACCGCTACATGGCCCAAGGAAGTCCGAAGGATTGCAGATGATCTTCTTGTTCATCCTGTACAGGTGACAATTGGAAGTGTTGATTCACTTGTTGCTAATAGTTCTATTACTCAG CATGTAGAGATCATAACACCCTCAGAAAAACAACGGCGCCTGGAGCAGATATTACGATCCCAGGATTCAGGTTCAAAGATATTAATATTTTGtaccaccaagaggatgtgtgacCAACTTGCAAGGACACTCACCAGGCAGTTTGGAGCTTCGGCCATTCATGGTGACAAGTCCCAAAGTGAAAGGGAGAAGGTTCTGAATCAGTTTCGATCTGGGCGGTCTCCCATTTTAGTGGCAACTGATGTTGCTGCGCGAGGTTTGGACATCAAAGATATCAG GGTAGTGATCAACTATGACTTCCCCACTGGTGTTGAAGACTACGTTCACAGGATTGGCAGGACAGGAAGGGCTGGTGCCACTGGTGTTGCATATACATTTTTTTGTGATCAGGATTCAAAATATGCTGCTGACCTAATCAAAATTCTGGAAGGGGCAAACCAACGAGTGCCCCGTGATTTAGAGGATATGGCTTCTCGTGGCGGTGGACGAGGTAGGAAGAGGAACCATTGGGCATCCCGCCCTGACAGGGGTGGTTCACGTTCTGAACTGGATTCAAGGTACAGCAGCAGAGATGGACTAGCATCTTCTGGGAAATCAGAGAGTGGTCGCGGCAGTCGTGGAAGGGATGATAATGGTAGCCGTGGCAG GTACGACCCTGGTGAAACCGATGGGCGATCTCGTAGGTCTACTAGAGGCCGCAGTAGAAGCCGTAGCAAAAGTGACAGTAGAAGCCGTAGCCCAAGTCCCAAGAAGTCACGTCGTCATGAAGGTAGACGTAGCAGGACtaagagcaggagcaggagcaggagccgtAGAAATCATGGCGCTAGCCACAGCAAGAGTCGCAGCCCTGTCGCTAGCCGTAGGTATGAAAAGACTGCTTCAGGATCTGCTCGGCCTAACTCGGGGCATGCAGAGCACAAAAGCCCTCCAAGATCTCACTCTAGGGATGACCATGTGAACCACTCTGACCACAAGGATGACCACAAGGATGACCACATGGAAGATGGGAAGATGGAAAGGGTTGATCTTGATCGCTCGCCCAGCCCACACGATGACAAGTCTGCTCCATATAGTCCTGTGTACAATGGCAAAGCCAGTGGCTCAATGAGCCCCAACGGTCAGCCAGAGGCAGGTGCCAAATTTGTTGAACCTTCTGGGAAACCTGAGCCTGCATCTCCAGTGCGCTGCAGCAAAGGCAGAGATGATGATGAGGAAGGTATCATAGACGAGGATGGAGAGATTGGTGAGGATGATCCGCGTGCAAATGCAGCTGTGCAGAATGGTAATAACTGA
- the LOC100383248 gene encoding DEAD-box ATP-dependent RNA helicase 40-like codes for MSGGTGSSGRAAPRYAPDDPTLPKPWRGLVDGTTGYLYYWNPETNVTQYERPVPPESQLLPPPPPLPPPPPRSRDRRDRSRSRSRTPPRRDHRDRDRDRDRRHDEHASSKTASSHHHPAPVAVADDPSTEAYRRRHEITVTGDNVPTPITSFEAGGFPSEILKEIQRAGFASPTPIQAQSWPIAMQNQDVVAIAKTGSGKTLGYLLPGFMHIKRLQNSTRNGPTVLVLAPTRELATQILDEAVKFGRSSRISCTCLYGGAPKGPQLRDLDRGVDVVVATPGRLNDILEMRKVSLKQVSYLVLDEADRMLDMGFEPQIRKIVKEIPHRRQTLMYTATWPKEVRRIADDLLVHPVQVTIGSVDSLVANSSITQHVEIITPSEKQRRLEQILRSQDSGSKILIFCTTKRMCDQLARTLTRQFGASAIHGDKSQSEREKVLNQFRSGRSPILVATDVAARGLDIKDIRVVINYDFPTGVEDYVHRIGRTGRAGATGVAYTFFCDQDSKYAADLIKILEGANQRVPRDLEDMASRGGGRGRKRNHWASRPDRGGSRSELDSRYSSRDGLASSGKSESGRGSRGRDDNGSRGRYDPGETDGRSRRSTRGRSRSRSKSDSRSRSPSPKKSRRHEGRRSRTKSRSRSRSRRNHGASHSKSRSPVASRRYEKTASGSARPNSGHAEHKSPPRSHSRDDHVNHSDHKDDHKDDHMEDGKMERVDLDRSPSPHDDKSAPYSPVYNGKASGSMSPNGQPEAGAKFVEPSGKPEPASPVRCSKGRDDDEEGIIDEDGEIGEDDPRANAAVQNGNN; via the exons ATGTCAGGAGGGACTGGCTCATCCGGGCGCGCGGCCCCGCGGTACGCCCCGGATGACCCGACGCTGCCCAAGCCGTGGCGCGGCCTCGTCGACGGCACCACCGGCTACCTCTACTACTGGAACCCGGAGACGAACGTCACGCAGTACGAGCGGCCTGTGCCCCCCGAGAGCCAGCTCCTCCCGCCTCCGCCTCCGTTGCCACCCCCGCCTCCACGGAGCCGCGACCGCCGCGACAGGTCCAGATCCCGATCCCGCACCCCACCCCGGCGCGACCACAGGGACCGCGACCGTGACCGTGACAGGCGCCACGACGAGCACGCGTCCTCCAAGACGGCGTCTTCCCACCACCATCCGGCTCCGGTAGCCGTCGCCGACGATCCTTCCACCGAGGCATACCGCCGCCGCCATGAGATCACCGTCACG GGGGATAATGTGCCGACTCCAATAACTTCATTTGAGGCTGGTGGCTTCCCGTCAGAAATTCTGAAGGAG ATACAACGTGCTGGATTCGCAAGCCCAACACCTATCCAAGCCCAGTCATGGCCAATTGCTATGCAAAATCAAGATGTAGTAGCTATTGCAAAGACTGGATCAGGCAAAACTCTTGGGTATCTACTTCCTGGGTTTATGCATATCAAGCGCCTGCAGAACAGCACTAGGAATGGCCCAACAGTGCTAGTTTTGGCCCCAACAAGGGAACTTGCAACACAGATTCTGGATGAAGCTGTGAAATTTGGAAGATCTTCAAGAATTTCTTGCACG TGCTTATATGGTGGTGCTCCTAAAGGTCCTCAGTTGAGAGATTTAGATAGAGGGGTTGATGTTGTTGTTGCAACACCTGGAAGGTTAAATGACATCTTGGAGATGCGAAAGGTAAGTCTTAAGCAAGTGTCATATCTTGTTCTGGATGAGGCTGATCGCATGCTGGACATGGGCTTTGAGCCACAAATACGGAAGATAGTGAAAGAGATACCTCACCGTCGGCAAACCCTTATGTACACCGCTACATGGCCCAAGGAAGTCCGAAGGATTGCAGATGATCTTCTTGTTCATCCTGTACAGGTGACAATTGGAAGTGTTGATTCACTTGTTGCTAATAGTTCTATTACTCAG CATGTAGAGATCATAACACCCTCAGAAAAACAACGGCGCCTGGAGCAGATATTACGATCCCAGGATTCAGGTTCAAAGATATTAATATTTTGtaccaccaagaggatgtgtgacCAACTTGCAAGGACACTCACCAGGCAGTTTGGAGCTTCGGCCATTCATGGTGACAAGTCCCAAAGTGAAAGGGAGAAGGTTCTGAATCAGTTTCGATCTGGGCGGTCTCCCATTTTAGTGGCAACTGATGTTGCTGCGCGAGGTTTGGACATCAAAGATATCAG GGTAGTGATCAACTATGACTTCCCCACTGGTGTTGAAGACTACGTTCACAGGATTGGCAGGACAGGAAGGGCTGGTGCCACTGGTGTTGCATATACATTTTTTTGTGATCAGGATTCAAAATATGCTGCTGACCTAATCAAAATTCTGGAAGGGGCAAACCAACGAGTGCCCCGTGATTTAGAGGATATGGCTTCTCGTGGCGGTGGACGAGGTAGGAAGAGGAACCATTGGGCATCCCGCCCTGACAGGGGTGGTTCACGTTCTGAACTGGATTCAAGGTACAGCAGCAGAGATGGACTAGCATCTTCTGGGAAATCAGAGAGTGGTCGCGGCAGTCGTGGAAGGGATGATAATGGTAGCCGTGGCAG GTACGACCCTGGTGAAACCGATGGGCGATCTCGTAGGTCTACTAGAGGCCGCAGTAGAAGCCGTAGCAAAAGTGACAGTAGAAGCCGTAGCCCAAGTCCCAAGAAGTCACGTCGTCATGAAGGTAGACGTAGCAGGACtaagagcaggagcaggagcaggagccgtAGAAATCATGGCGCTAGCCACAGCAAGAGTCGCAGCCCTGTCGCTAGCCGTAGGTATGAAAAGACTGCTTCAGGATCTGCTCGGCCTAACTCGGGGCATGCAGAGCACAAAAGCCCTCCAAGATCTCACTCTAGGGATGACCATGTGAACCACTCTGACCACAAGGATGACCACAAGGATGACCACATGGAAGATGGGAAGATGGAAAGGGTTGATCTTGATCGCTCGCCCAGCCCACACGATGACAAGTCTGCTCCATATAGTCCTGTGTACAATGGCAAAGCCAGTGGCTCAATGAGCCCCAACGGTCAGCCAGAGGCAGGTGCCAAATTTGTTGAACCTTCTGGGAAACCTGAGCCTGCATCTCCAGTGCGCTGCAGCAAAGGCAGAGATGATGATGAGGAAGGTATCATAGACGAGGATGGAGAGATTGGTGAGGATGATCCGCGTGCAAATGCAGCTGTGCAGAATGGTAATAACTGA